In the Thermodesulfobacteriota bacterium genome, one interval contains:
- a CDS encoding alpha/beta fold hydrolase translates to MMKRKPIDTSPFRHLYPFKSNYLDLNGLKYHYLDEGEGDPVIMLHGNPTWSFYYRSLIKKLSPRYRIIVPDHIGCGLSDKPGVGKYDYRLKNRVDDVDALYRHLNLKRKISLVVHDWGGMIGMAFALRHQQIIDRVVIMNTAAFLPPGNKKLPFSLWLVRNIKPFAAVAVLGFNLFSFGAVFLASYKGLSIEVKKGLTAPYNSWKNRIATLKFVQDIPLGPKDPSYRLVKEVDHNLHQLKDIPMLICWGEHDFVFDNDYLEQWKCRFPNAMVHIFSNAGHYVLEDAWDPIVDLVDNFLKKPDLI, encoded by the coding sequence ATGATGAAAAGAAAACCGATAGATACTTCCCCGTTTCGCCATCTTTATCCATTTAAGTCAAATTACCTGGATTTAAATGGACTGAAATACCATTACCTTGACGAAGGGGAAGGGGATCCTGTGATCATGCTTCACGGAAATCCGACATGGTCTTTCTATTATCGCTCTTTGATTAAAAAATTATCTCCCCGCTATCGCATTATAGTTCCGGATCATATCGGTTGCGGCCTTTCCGACAAACCCGGTGTGGGAAAATATGACTACCGGCTTAAAAACCGAGTGGATGATGTAGACGCTCTTTACCGGCATCTGAATTTAAAGCGAAAAATATCGCTTGTCGTACACGACTGGGGAGGAATGATCGGGATGGCTTTTGCCTTGAGGCATCAACAAATAATTGATCGGGTGGTCATCATGAATACGGCGGCTTTTCTGCCCCCGGGGAATAAAAAGCTTCCTTTTAGTCTGTGGTTGGTCCGTAACATAAAGCCATTCGCTGCTGTGGCAGTGCTTGGCTTTAACCTGTTTTCCTTTGGTGCTGTTTTTTTGGCCTCTTACAAAGGGCTCTCCATAGAAGTCAAAAAGGGTCTGACTGCTCCGTATAACAGCTGGAAAAATCGAATCGCCACATTGAAGTTTGTCCAGGATATTCCGCTTGGTCCAAAGGATCCCAGCTACCGGCTGGTCAAAGAGGTTGATCATAATCTTCACCAACTGAAAGACATACCCATGCTCATCTGCTGGGGCGAACACGACTTTGTTTTTGATAATGACTACCTTGAGCAATGGAAGTGCCGTTTCCCCAATGCCATGGTGCATATTTTCTCCAATGCTGGTCATTATGTCCTTGAAGATGCTTGGGA